DNA from Vibrio marisflavi CECT 7928:
CGACCTTTTAGCGGCCATGGCAGTCTGCCTTTTTTGCTGGCTAAGCCATTCATTGAAATCGTCGCTCGTCTCTCAGCTTTGGCTATTTCAGCTTTCAAACGAGTTTCGTTTCTTTGTAGTTCAGACAGGTACACCTTGTCGTTAGAGATATCTTTTTTTATCTTCTTCAGTGTTCCCTGGCGTTTGGATTGAGTCGACTTGAGTTTGGCAAGCTTATCGGTCTGCTTTTCGAGTAGTTGAGCGGTATTGTCTTTTTCAAGCTTGAGCTGCTGCTGACTGGTTTCCAAATCTTGCTTGGTATTTTCCAAATCAGTGATGGTCTGCGCACGCTGCTCCGCTAGGAATTGGAAGTATTGGCTCATGCGATCAGCTTCAGCATCATTATTGAATACAGATGAAGCGGCATCGGCCCGGTCAGTAATATAGTAGGTTTGAATAAGCTCTTTTAGTTTTTCACTCTGTTCACGTTTTTGACTTTCTAGCTGCTGAATTTTATTTTCCAGTTGACCAATTTTAGCGTTTGACTGGGCGAGTGAAGATTTGGTTTCACGGATCTCTTTTTCAAGTTTGCTAATTTGTAGCTCTTGTTGTTTTAAAGACTTCTGTAAGGTGCTAAATTTTTTCTTTTGCGAATTTAGAGAATGTTGCTGGCGAGATATTTCGTTTTTGACGCCGCTTAATTCTTTGCGCGATTCAGCATGAACCGTCACTACACATGATGAATAAACCATTGCAAAAGTAAAGAGTAAGCGAGACAAGCTTAAACCTAGTTTTCGCGAGGAGGGCAGTTTCATCATGGGTGGGGAGATCCGTTTTCTTATAATTTGTCGCTCAGTATAACTAAAGAAAATAGTGATAAGAAATAACAATGTAAAAACTTAAATGCCGGAAAGTATAGCTATCTCTAAAAGTGTGATTGATTTATATGACACAAAAAAGCCTTCTAATAAAAATACTAGAAGGCTTTTTCTTTAGACGATATTTTTGGTGAACGTTACTTAATAAGTATGTGACCAGTCATGTCGCTTGGGACTTCAATGCCAGCAAGATCAAGCATTGTAGGTGCTAGGTCGGATAGCTTACCATCTGACTTAAATTCAAACTTCTTGTCACCTACGTAAATAAGTGGAACTGGAAGGTTGGTGTGTGCAGTATGAGTACCACCTGTCTTAGGATCTACCATCATTTCTGCGTTACCGTGGTCAGCAGTGATCAGCATTTGGCCATCAACTTCATTGATAGCTTGAACCACTTTACCGATACATGCATCAAGAGCTTCGATTGCCTGCTCTGCTGCATTGTATACACCAGTGTGGCCAACCATATCCGCATTTGGATAGTTACAGATGATAGTGTCGTACTTACCAGACTTAATAGCAGCAACCAGTTTTTCAGTCAGCTCTGTAGAGCTCATCTCTGGTTGTAAGTCGTAAGTTGCTACTTTCGGAGAAGCAACAAGTTGACGTTCTTCACCTTCAAACTCGTTTTCAACGCCACCGTTGAAGAAGAAAGTCACGTGTGCATATTTTTCTGTTTCAGAAATACGTAACTGAGACTTACCTTGTTTAGATAGCCATTCACCGTAAGTGTTAGTTAGAGACTCAGCAGGGAAAGCAACAGATAGCGGAATATCTGCCGCGTACTGAGTTAGCATGACAAAGTTAACTTCAGGGAAAACTGCACGTTCAAAACCGTCGAATGAAGGTACGAAAGAACGAGTGATTTGGCGAGCACGGTCAGCGCGGTAGTTCATAAAGATAACAGCGTCGCCGTCTTTAATGCTTGCGTCAGATTGACCTTCTGCTTTGATTGCTGTTGCTTTTACAAATTCGTCATTTTCTTCACGAGAGTATGCAGCTTCTAAACCAGCTACCGCTGAGTCAAAAGTATACTCTGCTTTTGATTGAGTAAGCAGGTCATAAGCAACTTGTACGCGATCCCAGTTATTGTCACGGTCCATTGCATAGTAACGACCGATTAAAGAAGCGATGCGACCTTTACCAAGTTTTTCAAATAGCGCGTCAAAGCGTTTCAGCGAGTTTTCTGCACTGCGTGGTGGTGTATCACGACCATCTAGGAAGCAGTGTAGGTAGATTTCTTTCGCGCCACGTTCTGCTGCCATTTCAACAGCGGCATAAATGTGGTCTTCATGCGAGTGTACGCCACCTGGAGACATTAGGCCCATAAGGTGAACAGCTTTGCCTGCGCTGATAGCGCTGTCCATTGCTTTTACAAGCGCAGGGTTGTCAAGAAACTCTTTGTCAGCGATAGACTTAGTGATACGAGTCAGATCTTGATAGACAATTCTGCCTGCACCGATGTTAGTGTGGCCAACTTCAGAGTTACCCATTTGACCATCAGGAAGACCTACGTCCATGCCAGATGCTGAGATTAGAGTGTTTGGGTAAGTCGCAACCAGCTCATCCATGGTAGGAGTCTTCGCGTTATTGATTGCATTGCTGGAATTGTCTTCACGGTGACCCCACCCGTCAAGAATGACTAGAGCTAATGGCTTCTTAGCTGACATAGATTTTACCTCGTCAAAAATTCAAAGGAACTTGGAAAAACAAATTAGCGTAATTTTACTACAGTTTAAAGCGATAACTGTAGGTAAAGATCAATGAATTTCCCATTTAATGGCAAAATTATGGATTTAGCATAGAAGTCTGTAACTAAATTAGCTCTTAAGTAACAAGAATTCCTGTTCCTATAACAGCAAGTATTGCGCCTATCCAAGCGTAAATATTTGGGCGCTGTTTAGTGTAAATCCAAAGTAGAGGAAGCAGCATTATCGGTGTCGTAGATGAGAGCAGCGCGACCAATCCAACGTTACCATCTTGCAGAGCATAAAGGATCAAAGTCATGCCGAGCGCCATAGAGAGCAGGCCATTTAACGCGGTGATTGAAAATATCTTTCTGTTCATTGGCTGGGTGGCTTTCGCAACTCTTGCACCTGAGACTCTGAAAACTAAGTGAGCGGAGAAGCCAGCAATCATCCTGATAGCAGAGGCAGTAATTGGATCTATTGATGTTTGCATGACTGGTTTAGCAATGATTCCACCAAGAGACTGGCACAGTGCAGCTGTTAGCCCAAGAGTAATGCCTATCCAAATGTTTCCTTTTAGGGTCTCTAGCTGGTTGCTGTTTCGACTTTTCCTTCCAAAAAATATCGCGCACACGACCCCACTAAAGACCAGAGTAAAGCCGATAAATTGGAGTAAACTTAACTGCTCGCTGAATAGGAAGTACCCAAGTACAGTCGAAAAAACAGAGTGAC
Protein-coding regions in this window:
- a CDS encoding murein hydrolase activator EnvC family protein → MKLPSSRKLGLSLSRLLFTFAMVYSSCVVTVHAESRKELSGVKNEISRQQHSLNSQKKKFSTLQKSLKQQELQISKLEKEIRETKSSLAQSNAKIGQLENKIQQLESQKREQSEKLKELIQTYYITDRADAASSVFNNDAEADRMSQYFQFLAEQRAQTITDLENTKQDLETSQQQLKLEKDNTAQLLEKQTDKLAKLKSTQSKRQGTLKKIKKDISNDKVYLSELQRNETRLKAEIAKAERRATISMNGLASKKGRLPWPLKGRVLHRYGASQAGLSRWKGIVINAKYGEPVKAVSSGTIVFSDYLRGYGLVVLIDHGKGYMTLYGFNQTLLKKEGDKVTTGETIALAGDTGGQAQPSLYFEIRKNSKTQNPLAWLSK
- a CDS encoding DMT family transporter is translated as MSFEWLALAAAFLWAIAGLLSVKPAQHLGTFSYSRWRIGLTAVVLSIVSLYSGGWASVNSSMLLPMILSGIVGIFIGDSTLFACLNMMGPRQSGLLFACHSVFSTVLGYFLFSEQLSLLQFIGFTLVFSGVVCAIFFGRKSRNSNQLETLKGNIWIGITLGLTAALCQSLGGIIAKPVMQTSIDPITASAIRMIAGFSAHLVFRVSGARVAKATQPMNRKIFSITALNGLLSMALGMTLILYALQDGNVGLVALLSSTTPIMLLPLLWIYTKQRPNIYAWIGAILAVIGTGILVT
- the gpmM gene encoding 2,3-bisphosphoglycerate-independent phosphoglycerate mutase, producing MSAKKPLALVILDGWGHREDNSSNAINNAKTPTMDELVATYPNTLISASGMDVGLPDGQMGNSEVGHTNIGAGRIVYQDLTRITKSIADKEFLDNPALVKAMDSAISAGKAVHLMGLMSPGGVHSHEDHIYAAVEMAAERGAKEIYLHCFLDGRDTPPRSAENSLKRFDALFEKLGKGRIASLIGRYYAMDRDNNWDRVQVAYDLLTQSKAEYTFDSAVAGLEAAYSREENDEFVKATAIKAEGQSDASIKDGDAVIFMNYRADRARQITRSFVPSFDGFERAVFPEVNFVMLTQYAADIPLSVAFPAESLTNTYGEWLSKQGKSQLRISETEKYAHVTFFFNGGVENEFEGEERQLVASPKVATYDLQPEMSSTELTEKLVAAIKSGKYDTIICNYPNADMVGHTGVYNAAEQAIEALDACIGKVVQAINEVDGQMLITADHGNAEMMVDPKTGGTHTAHTNLPVPLIYVGDKKFEFKSDGKLSDLAPTMLDLAGIEVPSDMTGHILIK